A region from the Lolium perenne isolate Kyuss_39 chromosome 4, Kyuss_2.0, whole genome shotgun sequence genome encodes:
- the LOC139839222 gene encoding uncharacterized protein: MEDTGFKLWYKGTTSNKNGVGILVNKSLRDGVVDVKRQGDRMILVKLVVGDLVLNVISAYAPQVGHNESTKREFWEGLEDLVRRVPIGEKLFIGGDLNGHVGTSNTGFERVHG; the protein is encoded by the coding sequence ATGGAGGATACCGGTTTCAAGTTGTGGTACAAAGGGACAACTTCAAACAAAAATGGAGTAGGCATCTTGGTCAATAAGAGCCTCAGGGATGGAGTTGTGGACGTCAAGAGGCAAGGGGACCGGATGATCCTTGTCAAGCTGGTTGTTGGGGACTTAGTCCTCAATGTTATCAGCGCGTATGCCCCACAAGTAGGCcacaatgagagcaccaagagggAGTTCTGGGAAGGCCTGGAGGATTTGGTTAGGAGGGTACCTATTGGTGAGAAGCTCTTCATAGGAGGAGACCTCAATGGCCATGTGGGTACATCTAACACAGGTTTTGAAAGGGTGCatgggtga